From the genome of Burkholderia pyrrocinia:
GACGTTGCGGGTCGCGGCCGGCGGGCTGTAGCCGCCGTCGAGGCTCGCGCCGCTCGCCGCGTTGTCGGCAACCGCGAGCCGCGCGGACGACGCGAGCGCGAGCCCCTCGCCGACGCGCGAACGCGCGAGGTAATCCTGGTACGCGGGAATCGCATAGGCGGCGACGACGCCGACGATCGCCAGCACGATCATCAGCTCGATCAGCGTGAAGCCGGCTGGCCGCCAGCGCGGCGACGGCCGGTTCGCGCGCCGCAGATCGGCGGCCACGCGACGGAACAGGGAAACGGAAAAGGCTTCGAACATGGCAGGCTCCGGAAACGAAAAACGCCTGCCGATAAAGGCAGGCGTCTCGATCGTAGCCAGCGGGCCGCGATTCCGGCAGTCGGCCGGATGGCCAACCTCAGTGCGCGCCCGGTGCGCCGCGGCGCCGTCTGAGCGCGTAACCGGCCGCCACGACGAACAGTGCGCCGGCCATGCTCGCGCCGTAGATCGCGGGTGGCGTATCGAGCACCGGCCAGCGATCGCCGACCGGGTCGTTCACGATCAGCCCGCCCGCGATCCAGCCGAGCAGCGCGGCGCCGAGCGTGACGACGATGGGGAAGCGATCGAGCAGTTTCAGCACCAGCGTGCTGCCCCACACGATGATCGGCACGCTGACGACGAGCCCGAAGATCACGAGCGCCATCCGGTGCGACGGGTCGGCCTGCTCGGCCGCGCCGGCGATCGCGATCACGTTGTCGAGGCTCATCACCGCATCGGCGATCACGATGGTCTTCACGGCGTCCCACAGCCGGTCGGCCGGCTTGATGTGGTCGTGTGCATCGGCGGCCGGCGCCATCAGCTTGACGCCGATCCAAAGCAGCAGCAGCCCGCCGCCGATCTTCAGGAACGGCACGTCGAGCAGCGCGACCGCGAACGTGATCAGCGCGACGCGCAGCAGGATCGCCCCCGCGGTGCCCCAGACGACGCCGCGCAGCCGCTGGTTCGCCGGCAGGTTGCGGCAAGCGAGCGCGATCACGACCGCGTTGTCGCCGCCGAGCAGGATGTCGATGATGACGATCTGGAGGACGGCGCCCCAGTGCAGCGACGTCAGGAATTCGAGCATGGGGGTGATGTGCAGGATATGGCCACCCGGCGGGCGGCCCGGTTCATCGCCGGCACATGCGCGATGCATGCCCGGTGCTTACGAATTCATTGCGCGAGCATAACAAAAAACGCCGGCAAAGCCGGCGTTTTC
Proteins encoded in this window:
- a CDS encoding TerC family protein — encoded protein: MLEFLTSLHWGAVLQIVIIDILLGGDNAVVIALACRNLPANQRLRGVVWGTAGAILLRVALITFAVALLDVPFLKIGGGLLLLWIGVKLMAPAADAHDHIKPADRLWDAVKTIVIADAVMSLDNVIAIAGAAEQADPSHRMALVIFGLVVSVPIIVWGSTLVLKLLDRFPIVVTLGAALLGWIAGGLIVNDPVGDRWPVLDTPPAIYGASMAGALFVVAAGYALRRRRGAPGAH
- a CDS encoding pilin; the encoded protein is MFEAFSVSLFRRVAADLRRANRPSPRWRPAGFTLIELMIVLAIVGVVAAYAIPAYQDYLARSRVGEGLALASSARLAVADNAASGASLDGGYSPPAATRNVESVAIDGETGQITVAFTTRVAAAGTNTLVLVPSAPDKADAPTARVALKKGAMQAGAIAWECFAAGKDASSLPAPGAGPLPGAAATLPAKYAPAECRA